In one window of Camelus bactrianus isolate YW-2024 breed Bactrian camel chromosome 29, ASM4877302v1, whole genome shotgun sequence DNA:
- the HEY1 gene encoding hairy/enhancer-of-split related with YRPW motif protein 1 isoform X2, translating into MTLEERNLLRLTRENSTEGYFDAHALAMDYRSLGFRECLAEVARYLSIIEGLDASDPLRVRLVSHLNNYASQREAASGAHAGLGHIPWGSAFGHHPHVAHPLLLPQNSHGNTGTTASPTEPHHQGRLATAHPEAPALRAPPSGGLGPVLPVVSSASKLSPPLLSSVASLSAFPFSFGSFHLLSPNALSPSAPTQAANLGKPYRPWGTEIGAF; encoded by the coding sequence GCTATTTTGACGCGCACGCCCTCGCTATGGACTATCGGAGTTTGGGGTTTCGGGAATGCCTGGCAGAAGTCGCCCGTTACCTGAGCATCATCGAAGGACTAGATGCCTCTGACCCGCTTCGGGTTCGACTGGTCTCGCATCTGAACAACTACGCCTCCCAGCGGGAAGCGGCGAGCGGTGCCCACGCAGGCCTTGGACACATTCCCTGGGGCAGCGCCTTCGGACATCACCCGCACGTCGCGCACCCCCTGTTGCTGCCCCAGAACAGCCACGGGAACACTGGCACCACGGCCTCGCCCACGGAACCCCACCACCAGGGCAGGTTGGCCACGGCACATCCGGAGGCGCCCGCTTTGCGCGCGCCCCCTAGCGGCGGCCTTGGACCGGTGCTCCCCGTGGTCTCCTCCGCCTCCAAACTCTCGCCGCCCCTGCTCTCCTCCGTGGCCTCCCTGTCggcctttcccttctcttttggCTCCTTCCACTTACTCTCTCCCAATGCACTGAGCCCTTCGGCACCCACGCAGGCAGCAAACCTTGGCAAACCCTATAGACCTTGGGGGACGGAGATTGGAGCTTTTTAA